In Apteryx mantelli isolate bAptMan1 chromosome 26, bAptMan1.hap1, whole genome shotgun sequence, a single window of DNA contains:
- the PPCS gene encoding phosphopantothenate--cysteine ligase — MAAAAGGAAAAAAEAEGRVRAWAAAQAARGRRVALVTSGGTQVPLEARAVRFLENCSSGRRGAASAERLVGAGYGVCFLHRARSAFPWARALPPPGPALLDALRLTPGPPPGVAAAPAALPALLPALRAYRRAAEAGALLALEFTGLAEYLALLRAAARALAPFGSSVMFYLAAAVSDFYIPASEMPEHKIQSSEGPLQITMEMVPKMLSPLVKEWAPEAFVISFKLETDPSILIEKSRKALEKYRHQVVVANVLESRRTSVIIVTKDSETPLSLSDEEIAQGMEIEEKIVSYLQDQHTAFIEKKF; from the exons atggcggcggcggcgggcggcgcggcggcggcggcggcggaggcggagggCCGCGTGCGGGCCTgggcggcggcgcaggcggcgcgcgggcggcgcgTGGCGCTGGTGACGTCGGGCGGGACGCAGGTGCCGCTGGAGGCGCGCGCCGTGCGCTTCCTGGAGAACTGCAgcagcgggcggcgcggcgccgcctcggccGAGCGGCTCGTGGGCGCCGGCTACGGCGTCTGCTTCCTGCACCGCGCGCGCTCCGCCTTCCCCTGGGCgcgcgcgctgccgccgccggggcccgcgctGCTCGACGCGCTGCGCCTCACGCCCGGGCCGCCGCCCGGCgtcgccgccgcgcccgccgcgctgcccgcgctgctgcccgcgcTGCGCGCCTACCGCCGCGCCGCCGAGGCCGGAGCGCTGCTGGCGCTCGAGTTCACCGGCCTCGCCGAGTACCTGGCgctgctgcgcgccgccgcccgcgccctcgCGCCCTTCG GCTCCAGCGTCATGTTCTACCTGGCGGCCGCCGTGTCCGACTTCTACATCCCCGCCTCGGAGATGCCCGAGCACAAGATCCAGTCCTCGGAGGGGCCCCTGCAG ATCACAATGGAGATGGTGCCAAAAATGCTGTCTCCTCTAGTCAAAGAATGGGCTCCGGAGGCATTTGTTATTTCCTTTAAACTGGAAACGGATCCCTCGATCCTAATTGAAAAATCACGGAAGGCTTTGGAGAAATATCGTCACCAGGTGGTGGTAGCAAATGTCCTGGAGTCGCGGAGAACCTCTGTTATTATTGTAACCAAAGACTCTGAAACGCCGTTATCTCTTTCTGATGAAGAAATAGCTCAAGGCATGGAAATAGAGGAAAAGATAGTGAGCTATCTTCAGGATCAACACACAGCATTTATAGAGAAGAAATTCTGA
- the ZMYND12 gene encoding zinc finger MYND domain-containing protein 12, whose translation MAAAAAAAVGPRGGRRGCELCGAAARRCCARCGLAYYCDVDHQKADWVSIHERICQLLIPIHTSLPFYSSEKERKHGTEQLLNRQKHIIDLAYSTAQKFILEGKPGKAIPAGLQALRFSIRVYGSYSVDVVPAYLVLAEACIGAGCLTQATTYLSQAQWIVLKTPDCSPAVQYKLHRDLGLLYAAKGNLEQSVHHLANDIYLASCAFGPNTIQTAGGYFHMANIFLRQNKMDIVNSLYAEVTAIWHAFLVRSVQTQEQILKSQAEASPFDEDGEAGKDHLTEAQQAEAIQALNAILDFREQAPKQQPAETAKVLHSLAMLYYLSMDLSKAQEVGVKAFDLVKQLPQQESLEAIDHLLKLINSKPFHKK comes from the exons atggcggcggcggcggcggcggcggtggggcctcgcggcgggcggcgcggctgcGAGctgtgcggggcggcggcgcggcgctgctgcGCCCGCTGCGGCCTCGCCTACTACTg TGATGTAGATCATCAGAAAGCTGACTGGGTTAGTATCCACGAGAGAATATGCCAGCTGCTGATTCCGATCCATACGTCCTTACCTTTTTACagttctgaaaaagaaagaaaacacggCACAGAACAGCTGCTGAACAGGCAG AAACACATAATCGATCTTGCGTATAGCACAGCCCAGAAGTTTATTCTTGAAGGAAAGCCTGGAAAAGCGATACCCGCAGGTTTGCAAGCGCTGCGTTTCAGCATTCGCGTGTATGGCTCATATTCTGTGGACGTGGTGCCCGCTTATCTCGTCTTGGCCGAGGCCTGCATTG GTGCTGGCTGTCTTACGCAGGCGACTACGTATCTCTCCCAAGCGCAGTGGATTGTCCTCAAAACTCCAGACTGCAGCCCTGCCGTTCAGTATAAATTGCATCGGGATCTGGGTCTTCTCTACGCCGCTAAAGGAAACCTCGAACAGTCTGTGCATCACCTGGCCAATGAC ATTTACCTTGCTAGTTGTGCATTTGGACCGAACACTATTCAGACAGCTGGAGGGTATTTCCACATGGCTAATATTTTCCTTCGCCAGAACAAAATGGACATAGTAAACTCACTGTATGCTGAG GTGACTGCCATCTGGCATGCCTTTCTCGTGAGGTCAGTTCAAACGCAGGAGCAAATTCTCAAGTCGCAAGCAGAGGCGTCTCCATTCGATGAGGACGGGGAAGCAGGCAAAGACCATCTGA CCGAAGCCCAGCAAGCAGAAGCAATTCAAGCACTGAATGCAATATTAGATTTCAGAGAACAGGCaccaaagcagcagcctgctgaaaCCGCCAAAGTTTTGCATTCTCTTGCAATGCTTTATTACCTGAGCATGGATTTGTCAAAG gCGCAGGAAGTGGGGGTGAAAGCCTTTGACCTGGTGAAACAACTGCCACAGCAAGAGTCTCTGGAGGCCATTGATCATTTGTTAAAGTTGATTAACTCCAAGCCTTTCCACAAAAAATGA
- the SLC2A1 gene encoding solute carrier family 2, facilitated glucose transporter member 1 isoform X2, producing METGSKMTARLMLAVGGAVLGSLQFGYNTGVINAPQKVIEDFYNRTWLYRYDEPISPATLTTLWSLSVAIFSVGGMIGSFSVGLFVNRFGRRNSMLISNVLAFLSAVLMGFSKMASSFEMLILGRFVIGLYSGLTTGFVPMYVGEVSPTALRGALGTLHQLGIVVGILIAQVFGLDLIMGNDSLWPLLLGFIFVPALLQCIILPFAPESPRFLLINRNEENKAKSVLKKLRGTTDVSSDLQEMKEESRQMMREKKVTIMELFRSPMYRQPILIAIVLQLSQQLSGINAVFYYSTSIFEKSGVEQPVYATIGSGVVNTAFTVVSLFVVERAGRRTLHLIGLAGMAGCAVLMTIALTLLDQMPWMSYLSIVAIFGFVAFFEIGPGPIPWFIVAELFSQGPRPAAFAVAGLSNWTSNFIVGMGFQYIAQLCGSYVFIIFTVLLVLFFIFTYFKVPETKGRTFDEIASGFRQGGASQSDKTPDEFHSLGADSQV from the exons GTGATTGAAGACTTCTACAACCGCACCTGGTTATACCGATACGATGAGCCCATCAGCCCCGCCACCCTCACCACGCTCTGGTCCCTCTCCGTCGCTATATTCTCCGTGGGAGGCATGATTGGATCCTTCTCCGTGGGGCTTTTTGTCAATCGCTTTGGCCG GCGAAACTCCATGCTGATATCCAACGTTCTCGCCTTCCTCTCTGCCGTCCTCATGGGCTTCTCCAAGATGGCCTCCTCCTTCGAGATGCTCATCCTCGGCCGCTTCGTCATCGGCCTCTATTCCGGCCTCACCACCGGCTTCGTGCCCATGTACGTGGGCGAGGTGTCGCCAACCGCGCTGCGGGGTGCGCTGGGGACCCTCCACCAGCTCGGCATCGTCGTGGGCATTCTCATCGCGCAA GTGTTCGGGTTGGACTTAATCATGGGAAACGACTCGCTCTGGCCGCTGCTCCTGGGGTTCATCTttgtccctgccctgctgcaaTGCATCATCCTGCCCTTCGCCCCCGAGAGCCCCCGCTTCCTGCTGATCAACCGCAACGAGGAGAACAAGGCCAAGAGCG tCCTAAAGAAGCTCCGGGGCACAACGGACGTCAGCAGCGACCTCCAGGAGATGAAGGAGGAGAGCCGGCAGATGATGAGAGAGAAGAAGGTCACCATAATGGAGCTCTTCCGCTCCCCCATGTATCGCCAGCCCATCCTCATCGCAATCGTGCTGCAGCTGTCCCAGCAGCTCTCGGGCATCAACGCG GTTTTCTACTACTCCACCAGCATCTTCGAGAAGTCTGGCGTGGAGCAGCCCGTCTACGCCACCATCGGCTCCGGGGTGGTGAATACGGCTTTCACAGTTGTTTCG CTGTTCGTGGTGGAGCGGGCCGGACGCAGGACCCTTCACCTCATCGGCTTGGCGGGGATGGCGGGGTGCGCGGTGCTCATGACCATTGCCCTGACGCTGCTG GACCAAATGCCCTGGATGTCCTACCTCAGCATCGTTGCCATCTTCGGGTTCGTGGCCTTCTTTGAGATTGGTCCAGGCCCCATCCCCTGGTTTATCGTGGCAGAACTGTTCAGCCAAGGTCCTCGTCCCGCTGCCTTCGCGGTCGCCGGGTTGTCCAACTGGACCTCGAACTTCATCGTGGGCATGGGCTTCCAGTACATCGCG caACTCTGCGGCTCCTACGTCTTCATCATCTTCACGGTGCTGCTAGTCCTCTTCTTCATCTTCACCTACTTCAAGGTGCCGGAGACGAAGGGCCGGACCTTCGATGAGATCGCGTCTGGCTTCCGTCAGGGGGGCGCGAGCCAGAGCGACAAGACCCCGGACGAGTTTCACAGCTTGGGTGCCGACTCCCAGGTCTAA